GCGGACGGACGGAAATGTATATGTTCCGGGTCCGCGAGGAAAAAGACGGGCCGGACATGGAGTGTAAAGGCAGCATCACAGTATATTTGGAGAAATTTTACATCACGAACACTGACATAATGACGGTGGCTGTTCTACCTCCGAATTTCCGTCCGCGGCTTTCCAAAGCTATTTGCGGATCTGGACAAGCCCTTCGGTGTTATAAGCGCGAGCAACGACCGAGACCGCGTTGTTTTTGATTGCAAGCGGTTTATAAGTGCCACATGGTTCGCCCGATCTTAGATTGACATCCTTTGTATTCTGCTCCGCCTGAGAACGCTTGATTGAGAAAACACAGTAACACAAGATTCATACAATATGCTTATTTTGATCGCTGGTATCACCGGCTTTGTCGGTATTCCGTGTGCTAGGTCCGCATTTGCGCGTGGCCACAAGGTTCGAGGCCTAGCTCGCAACATCGACAATCTGCCGGCAGATGTTCGGGACCGGCTTGAAGGTTTTGAGACGATGTCAGACCCCCATGACATTGCGGCAATGGATCGGGCCACAAAAGGTGTTGACGCCATTATCTGTTCATTTGCTGCCGTCCCAGAAATGTTCATGGAATCACAAATGATGCTTATTAGGGCAGCAGAGCGTGCGGGAGTAAAGGTACGTACCACGATGCCCGTCTCTTCGTAGTCGGCTAAGTGCTTTGGAGATCTTCCACGCCACCTCATGGAATTACGACTGGAGGCTTTCCCCTGGTTCACATGAAATTTACGACGACATGCGGGGATTCGCTCACCATGTGGCGGTTAGCTCGACAATCAAGCCGATCTATATGATGACTGGCGCAATTGCCGAGTACTACTTCAAGAGAAGCCCTTATGACTGAGACCCGGTTACGAAGACCTTCAATTTCCACGGGCCTTCGACATTTCCCACTCGTTATACTACCGCGGAAGACATCGGAAATTACGTGCTTGAGGCTATTACTGCCCCAGATGCGGCTAATGGTGGCTTTGTCCGTGTTCAGAGCTTTGAAGCCTCCCCAGAAGACATCGTCAAAGCATACAATGCTGCGAGAGGAGGCCGCGTCACTGCCAAGCTTAATTGCTTAGGATCACTGAAGGATGCAGAAGATAAGCTGAACGAGGGAAGAGCTAAGTATGGGAAAAGCGAATGGTATAACTATCTTCGGTATAGCtaccaatatcatatcccGGCCCGATCTTGGGATTACGAGCCAGTGGATGTTGCGCGCTTCCCGAACGTCAAGCAGACTAGTTTGGAGGAGTTCTTCCGCCGCAATCCGGACGTATAATTTATCATGTATCGAAGTTGCTGGTTAGATCAATATATTCCCTTTGGTTCAAATCTCGGCGGATTGTATCAGACAGAAAATGTATCTGGCGCTCGGAGCCTTCTTAAATTCACACAAAACAGTTGCTTAAATCCGAGCTAAGATGGGACGTGTTAAGTGTATTTCTTCCATGCACCAAGTAAACGTTCACTCCTGAGCCGAAATGGCGGCTCTAAACTGGTGGTACCTAATAGTAGTTAGGTAGGATCGCTATCTACTCTTGTAAGCGCTCACATTCATGTGCCGGTCATGTCATTTAGATCTATCTCTTTACTTTAATATTATTCCGTGTATAAGGCCGGGTCGTGCCCAGCGCAAGCCCGGAGGAGGTGCGGTAAGGGGGCCTTTTTGTGCCTAAGGCTCCGGATCACGGTCATCAATTCTGCTTATCGGACTTTCGGACGGACGGAATGTATTTATCGTCCGTGACAATATAAGTCAGCGATTCTGATAACCTTCAAGCCTTCAAGTCTGGAGTTGATTATAAACCATTTCCAGACAGTTCCAAACGGCAAGATTTATAATAATGATGTCTTTAGTGACCATTGTCCCAGCATCACAATAAGTTTACAAAGAACACAACCTTCGATGGTAGCGCAACCTGCAACTCATACGAAAGCCGTACAATCATATGGCATCATTGCGAGATCTCCAAATTTCCCATTTTCCCACCTGAAAAATCTCCAGACCCACCCTTTTCCGAACCTTAAACATGTACCAACCCTCTAAGGTCCACTATACCACCGTCACCCGCGATATCGGTTGCCCCCATCGGTGAGGTCTGGGGCCTCGTGGCTGGCTTCGGCGCCGAAAAGGCATGGTACCCCGGCGCCAAGTCTGTTTCCCTTGAAGGCTTCGGGCTGGGCAGCATCCGCACCTTCAACTATGTCTATCCCGCcggcaagaagaaagggtcaggaatatatattccccGAGGAGCTCACGGAGTACGACACCTCCAAGCACGCCATGACCTTCCAAGTCCGACGGCCTGATTATCCCGACATGATCGCCTTTGGAACAACAGTCTTGGATTCTCTCGGGCCTAACAAGACCCGTTTCCGGTGGATTGCTGAGGGATCTCCCCCTGCCGGATGAGTACATGGCGATCTTGCTCGAAGATCTCAATGAAAGATTCGATGGCCTTATTGTTGCTATAGCCAAACAGCTGGTTTAGAACTACTGAGATCGATATTCAGAATTGATGATCTGATCGTTCTGGTTATTTCTTGGGGTGGGGGCAGCAAAAGAGGAGAGCGTGAATCACCTGTCGTTGTTGTGGGTATGGAGCAGACTAGAGTACTTTATGATAAATGTGTTGATAATTGAAGGCAGTGCCATTCCAGCTGTCGTTTCGCACTCTACAATATCATTCATTTGCCCAACGATGTGTGTTTCTGTGAGACCAAATACTGTCTCTTGCAACGAAGTCTGTCCTAGATGTACGTTGCAGGCAGTCGCCAATAGCAACCGTTCGCCCAACCTTTCCTCGAATAGGGTTCGGATTGACGGTGGCAACCGGCGGAAGGGGTCCTAGACAAAAGTGATAATATTCTACTGGGCGATGTTGTGGTTGAAAGGCCAGTACTGGAAAAGAACTGAGGCCGAGGCACTGAGGCAGCCTTGTCTCACGTAGTCGAACCAATTAGCTAGCGCCACACGTTCTACCCCCTTGTCATCGTCGATGCTACGAACAACACTTAAAGAGAGGAAGGCAGAAACCCATATCCCCCACCATATCAACGATAACATCATGAAAGACTGTCCGGTTTGCCATAACTTTCAACCAGAACTTGAGGAAAACATTGAACGCGACTCAGACGGTCGAGTATGGAGTGTGAGAGATCGTAGGGAGGTCCCGACCAATGCGGCGGGTGCTCATGGCTTTGTATTTGACGTGAATATCGACGAGGCTCGCGAGCAAGCATCCAAAGGCTGTAAGGGATGTGCACTGCTACATCAAGGATTTTTTTATTGTCTGGTGTCGAAACCTAAACCGTTGATTGTTGAAGAAATAAGGCCTATTACAGTAAAATCTGCTCCGGGACAGGCGATAGATTGTTGCTTAAATATACTAGTCGAACCCATCAAGATGTGGCAGTTCCAGATACTCGCGGCTGATGGTAAGATAGTGATAATTGTTGACCCATAATATGCGTTATTATATGTGTTATTTCTGATTATTTCAAGACACTCGAAACCCCTGGAAAAACATGGCGAAAACAAAGTCATCTCCGAGAT
The sequence above is a segment of the Aspergillus oryzae RIB40 DNA, chromosome 3 genome. Coding sequences within it:
- a CDS encoding uncharacterized protein (predicted protein), with translation MLILIAGITGFVGIPCARSAFARGHKVRGLARNIDNLPADVRDRLEGFETMSDPHDIAAMDRATKGVDAIICSFAAVPEMFMESQMMLIRAAERAGVKLPISYPGPILGLRASGCCALPERQAD